A genomic segment from Antedon mediterranea chromosome 6, ecAntMedi1.1, whole genome shotgun sequence encodes:
- the LOC140051494 gene encoding uncharacterized protein translates to MERDEKNTLNGIIHDFLIQHKFPKVAKLFQKEAKVETNKQDGNPTMTEMYQCWVTSPKNKRKAGGGDANKTPSKKQKREESSSSDSSEEDEPQVKKPAQAKTPVKSATKANAKQESSDSSSDSDDSENETNKAKVQVKAPVAANATAPKKVTPKKKDSSSESSSSESDDESAKKAKRTQNAKGQFSAVPPPSYANSSSEGKSQAKKVIPTKTTPTKKAVNKKESSSSSESSSDEEPPAKKVTTAKKITPATKVAQAKTSPAKKTVNKKDSSSSSESSSDDEAATKKAVKKMPVPTKTTKKDSSSSSSDSSSEDEKKTPASAKKAPTVKKKDTPAKVTPAAKKTPSKKESSSSSSESSSEDEKKTPTSAKKAPALTKKGTPAKVTPAAKKTPSKKESSSSSSDSSSEDEKKTPASVKKALTVTKKGTPTKVTPAAKKTPSKKESSSSSSDSSSEDEKKTPASAKKSPIVAKKGTPGKVTPAAKKTPSKKESSSSSSDSSSEDEKKTPASAKKAPTLTKKDTPAKVTPAAKKTPSKKESSSSSSDSSSEDEKKTPASAKKSPIVAKKGTPAKVTPAAKKTPSKKESSSSSSDSSSEDEKKTPTSAKKALTVTKKGTPTKVTPAAKKTPSKKESSSSSSESSSEDEKKTPASAKKAPTVKKKDTPAKMTPAAKKTPSKKESSSSSSDSSSEDEKKTPTSAKKAPTVAKKDTPTKVTPAAKKTPSKKESSSSSSDSSSEDEKKTPTSAKKAPTVAKKDTPTKVTPAAKNTPSKKDSSSSSSDSSSEDEKKTPTSAKKAPTVTKKGTPAKVTPAAKKTPSKKESSSSSSESSSEDEKKTPTSSKKSPTVTKKTSIPVTNGNGSSDSDSESSDSEDEKKQNSKKKVLTKKRPRSDSSENEDNEETKTPMKSKIVEQKTPNTVPKVNQKKTKTTPAPFRRVKEEEVVVDSKLKSNAFESKRGAFGSWGERANNDLKFTKGKSFRHEKTKKKRGSYRGGNIDTSVNSIKFDSD, encoded by the exons ATGGAAAGGGACGAGAAAAACACATTAAATGGAATAATCCATGACTTTTTAATTCAACACAAATTTCCAAAAGTGgcaaaattatttcaaaaagaaGCAAAAGTG GAAACCAATAAACAAGATGGAAATCCCACAATGACGGAAATGTACCAATGCTGGGTGACGTCACCAAAAAATAAACGAAAAGCTGGTGGAGGGGATGCCAACAAAACCCCATCCAAAAAGCAGAAAAGAGAAGAAAGCAGCAGTAGTGACTCCTCGGAAGAAGATGAACCACAAGTAAAAAAACCTGCTCAAGCTAAAACTCCTGTAAAATCAGCCACTAAAGCCAATGCAAAACAAGAATCCTCAGATAGCAGTTCTGACTCAGATGATAGCGAAAATGAAACTAATAAAGCTAAAGTTCAGGTTAAGGCTCCTGTAGCTGCAAATGCAACTGCACCTAAGAAAGTGACACCTAAAAAGAAAGACAGCTCATCAGAGAGCAGTTCTTCTGAGAGTGATGATGAAAGCGCAAAAAAGGCAAAGCGTACACAAAATGCCAAGGGACAATTTAGTGCTGTACCTCCACCATCATATGCTAATTCTAGTAGTGAAGGCAAATCTCAAGCAAAGAAAGTCATTCCTACAAAAACAACTCCAACCAAGAAGGCTGTTAATAAGAAAGAGAGTTCCAGCAGTTCAGAATCAAGTAGTGATGAAGAACCCCCAGCAAAAAAAGTCACCACAGCAAAAAAAATCACCCCAGCAACAAAAGTAGCCCAAGCAAAAACATCTCCAGCCAAGAAGACGGTCAATAAAAAAGATAGTTCAAGTAGTTCAGAATCTAGCAGTGATGATGAAGCAGCAACCAAAAAAGCTGTTAAAAAGATGCCAGTCCCTACAAAAACCACTAAAAAAGACTCATCCTCTTCTAGTTCAGATTCAAGTAGCGAGGATGAAAAGAAAACACCAGCATCTGCAAAGAAGGCACCAACTGTAAAAAAGAAAGATACACCAGCAAAAGTGACTCCTGCTGCTAAAAAGACACCATCAAAGAAAGAGAGCTCATCCAGTAGTTCAGAATCAAGTAgcgaagatgaaaaaaaaacaccaacatCCGCAAAGAAGGCACCAGCTCTAACAAAGAAAGGTACACCAGCAAAAGTGACCCCTGCTGCTAAAAAGACACCATCAAAGAAAGAGAGCTCATCCAGTAGTTCTGATTCAAGTAGCGAAGATGAAAAGAAAACACCAGCATCTGTAAAGAAGGCACTAACTGTAACAAAGAAAGGTACACCAACAAAAGTGACTCCTGCTGCTAAAAAGACACCATCAAAGAAAGAGAGCTCATCCAGTAGTTCAGATTCAAGTAGCGAAGATGAAAAGAAAACACCAGCATCGGCAAAGAAGTCACCAATTGTAGCGAAGAAAGGTACACCAGGAAAAGTGACTCCTGCTGCTAAAAAGACACCGTCAAAGAAAGAGAGCTCATCCAGTAGTTCTGATTCAAGTAGCGAAGATGAAAAGAAAACACCAGCATCCGCAAAGAAGGCACCAACTTTAACAAAGAAAGATACACCAGCAAAAGTGACCCCTGCTGCTAAAAAGACACCATCAAAGAAAGAGAGCTCATCCAGTAGTTCTGATTCAAGTAGCGAAGATGAAAAGAAAACACCAGCATCGGCAAAGAAGTCACCAATTGTAGCGAAGAAAGGTACACCAGCAAAAGTGACTCCTGCTGCTAAAAAGACACCGTCAAAGAAAGAGAGCTCATCCAGTAGTTCTGATTCAAGTAGCGAAGATGAAAAGAAAACACCAACATCCGCAAAGAAGGCACTAACTGTAACAAAGAAAGGTACACCAACAAAAGTGACTCCTGCTGCTAAAAAGACACCATCAAAGAAAGAGAGCTCATCCAGTAGTTCAGAATCAAGTAGCGAAGATGAAAAGAAAACACCAGCATCTGCAAAGAAGGCACCAACTGTAAAAAAGAAAGATACACCAGCAAAAATGACTCCTGCTGCTAAAAAGACACCGTCAAAGAAAGAGAGCTCATCCAGTAGTTCTGATTCAAGTAGCGAAGATGAAAAGAAAACACCAACATCCGCAAAGAAGGCACCAACTGTAGCGAAGAAAGATACACCAACAAAAGTGACCCCTGCTGCTAAAAAGACACCATCAAAGAAAGAGAGCTCATCCAGTAGTTCAGATTCAAGTAGCGAAGATGAAAAGAAAACACCAACGTCCGCAAAGAAGGCACCAACTGTAGCGAAGAAAGATACACCAACAAAAGTGACGCCTGCTGCTAAAAATACACCATCAAAGAAAGACAGCTCATCCAGTAGTTCAGATTCAAGTAGTGAGGATGAAAAGAAAACACCAACATCCGCAAAGAAGGCACCAACTGTAACAAAGAAGGGTACACCAGCAAAAGTGACCCCTGCTGCTAAAAAGACACCCTCAAAGAAAGAGAGCTCATCCAGTAGTTCAGAATCAAGTAGCGAAGATGAAAAGAAAACACCAACATCCTCAAAGAAGTCACCAACTGTAACAAAGAAAACATCAATTCCTGTAACAAATGGTAATGGAAGCTCTGATAGTGACAGTGAAAGTTCTGATTCTGAAGATGAAAAGAAGCAAAATTCTAAGAAGAAAGTATTAACAAAG aaaaGACCCCGATCAGATTCGTCGGAGAATGAAGACAATGAAGAAACAAAAACACCGATGAAAAGTAAAATAGTAGAACAGAAAACACCAAACACTGTTCCGAAAGTAAATCAAAAGAAG ACTAAAACTACACCAGCACCATTCAGAAGAGTTAAAGAAGAAGAAGTAGTTGTAGATTCTAAACTGAAATCAAATGCTTTCGAGAGTAAG CGAGGTGCTTTTGGATCGTGGGGGGAACGTGCTAACAACGACCTCAAGTTTACAAAGGGTAAATCATTCCGTCACGAGAAGACAAAGAAAAAGCGTGGCAGTTACAGAGGTGGCAACATTGATACTTCAGTGAACTCTATCAAATTTGACAGTGATTGA